Genomic DNA from Trinickia violacea:
GCTGGAATTACAGCCTCGGAATCGTGCAGGTGAATGTTCACAACCTCGAGCGCTTCGGACAGACGCTGCAGACGATCTTCGATCCGTGCACGAATCTCAAGACTGGCGCGGCGATTCTTGCGGAGTGCTACGGCCGTGCGCAAGGTGCGGGTCTTGCCGGCGACACCGCGGTGCACGCGGCGCTTTCCTGCTATTACAGCGGCGATCTGTCTCGAGGCCGAGCGTATGCGCTCAAGGTCGCTGCGTCAGCGCCGGTATCGCAAGTGCGCGGCGCAGCTAGCGAATCGCAGGCGATTCCCGTGGTGCCGGATGTCTCCGGCGCACCAGCCGCAGCGGCAACCAATACGCGCTCAGCGCCCCCTCACAAAACAGCCGACGCCAAAAAACACGACAACTGGTTCACGACGTGGGGGGAAGACGACACGTCGACCGCGCGTAGCACGGGTTACCACGCGCTCCCTGATGCGATCTCAAACACCGAACGCGACGGAGATAGCAATTGAGAACTGATCCTCCACCCCGGTTGGGCACCGTCCTGCTTCTCGCTGCGTATTCGCTTGTGGCGATCGTCTTCGCGTGGCACTGCTGGCGCGAGCAGCACGCGCTTGGGCTGCAGTTCTGGTCCGTGATGTTCCCGCTGTCGCTGTACTTGACCGGAAAGATGATCCGCAAAATGCCGGTACTGATCATTCCACCGCTGATCGTGATCGCGTTTGGTATCGCGTGGCTGGTCTCGCCATTGTGGCTCGTGTTGTACACGCTCGATGCATTGGGGCGATGGGCGCTGGAACGTCGTCGCGCACGGCGTTCGGTCGTGAGGGGAGTTCGATGATGTGTAACCGCTACGCCACCCACATGATCACGTTCACCGGTCGCCGGATCGATGTGCTCGATCCGCACCCCGAGCAGATCGACATTCGCGACATCGCCCACGCGCTTGCGAACCAGTGCCGCTTTGCGGGTCACACACGCGTGTTCTACAGCGTCGCTGACCACTCGATCCGGGTGGCGGGGCAGTTGCCGATGCCGCACCGCCTCGGTGGCC
This window encodes:
- a CDS encoding lytic transglycosylase domain-containing protein; protein product: MSRIECTPTAVIVALLFCGVVTAPPAWPQQSSASAPASTPVATSAASGSAETPFARLAMTCAPGVHPDLLGRVATVESSGNRFAIGVVGGHLTRQPSTLDEALATIRALNEGGWNYSLGIVQVNVHNLERFGQTLQTIFDPCTNLKTGAAILAECYGRAQGAGLAGDTAVHAALSCYYSGDLSRGRAYALKVAASAPVSQVRGAASESQAIPVVPDVSGAPAAAATNTRSAPPHKTADAKKHDNWFTTWGEDDTSTARSTGYHALPDAISNTERDGDSN